The Humulus lupulus chromosome 4, drHumLupu1.1, whole genome shotgun sequence genome has a window encoding:
- the LOC133829840 gene encoding uncharacterized protein LOC133829840 has product MTKVYGTGAYDFKRHHVAEYPVESQHQLADKPVESKPGSTLPSSITLSEIQQDRLTQLAMENWSKAGEAAKSKKPFNPELVKEIYETELLVKEGQRKPVPLQRVMILEVSQYLENYLWPNFDPETATFEHVMSMIIMINEKFRENVAAWVCFYDRKDVFQGFLQRVLRLKEGRELSIAEKTNYLVFMINAFQSLEDEVVSETILRLASLPTWHSLSYGRFQMELSLNTDLIKKWKRMLKREAKEVAKRGEPFDPVNMPEVKFLRCLIEEFLEILDCKVFPSEQSINGDTYKIGQVGDACILYCERFMEFLIDLLSQLPTRRYLRPLVADVAVVAKCHLSALYRHEKGKLFAQLVDLLQFYEGFEINDHVGTQLTDDEVLQSHYDRLQSFQLLAFKKVPKLRDLALANIGAINKRNDLSKKLSVLSSDELKDLVCHKLKLVSTDDPWSNRGDFLIEVMVSFFEKQQSQKEAINALPLYPNEQIMWDESVVPSINYSGEGCLALPKLNLQFLTLHDYLLRNFNLFRLESTYEIREDIQEAVPHLLAYINNEGETAFRGWSRMAVPIREFKIAEVKQPNIGEVKPSSVTAEVTFSISSYKAQIRSEWNSLKEHDVLFLLSIRPSFEPLSAEEAAKASVPQRLGLQYVRGCEVIEMRDEEGTLMNDFTGKIKRDEWKPPKGELRTVTVALDTAQYHMDVSNIAEKGEEDVYGTFNILMRRKPKENNFKAILESIRDLMNEYCIVPDWLHNIFLGYGNPSAAQWTNMPDLLKTVDFKDTFLDAEHLKESFPDYQVCYTNSDGTENLDPRPPFRITLPKMLKSSTHALPGNKKSTADSKNDVSMVNADSEKEKLFVEAYTPPDRGPYPQDQPRLNSVRFTPIQIGAIISGVQPGLTMVVGPPGTGKTDTAVQILNVLYHNCPTQRTLIITHSNQALNDLFEKIMQRDVPARYLLRLGQGEQELATDLDFSRQGRVNAMLVRRLELLGEVERLARSLQLPEDVGYTCETAGYFWLLHVYSRWEQFLAACAENENKPSFVKDRFPFKEFFSNTAHPVFTGESFDKDMWAAKGCFSHLKTMFQELEECRAFELLKSTADRANYLMTKQAKIVAMTCTHAALKRKDFLQLGFKYDNLLMEESAQILEIETFIPMLLQRQEDGYARLKRCILIGDHHQLPPVVKNMAFQKYSHMDQSLFTRFVRLGIPYIELNAQGRARPSIAELYNWRYRDLGDLSFVKEGAIFQRANAGFSYDYQLIDVPDYHGKGETAPSPWFYQNEGEAEYIVSVYIYMRLLGYPANKISILTTYNGQKLLLRDVINRRCVPYDFIGPPSKVTTVDKFQGQQNDFILLSLVRTRFVGHLRDVRRLVVAMSRARLGLYVFCRRSLFEQCYELQPTFQLLLQRPDRLGLNLSEISSYTERHVEDTGPTHFVSSVDEMVTIYQQLYQAKFTPYPGQAALTTGVFEEQNNHQNATSWPNGMEVEAPTAENGAAENNPTDESMSEAAEAPNSEKGAPENVPDESNMKEDSENGAPENVPDESNMKEDSENSAPENVPDESNMKEDSENGAPENVPDESNMKEDSENGAPENVPDESNMKEDAKSNGPNEDLPPESHLNGEMDDNPESDSHGANTEE; this is encoded by the exons ATGACGAAGGTGTACGGCACTGGGGCGTACGATTTCAAGCGTCACCATGTTGCCGAGTACCCAGTGGAGTCGCAGCACCAGCTGGCTGATAAGCCGGTGGAGTCCAAACCCGGTTCGACGCTTCCCAGCTCGATAACGTTGTCGGAGATTCAGCAGGACCGGCTCACGCAACTTGCCATGGAGAATTGGTCTAAAGCTGGTGAAGCAGCGAAGTCGAAGAAGCCGTTCAACCCGGAGCTGGTGAAGGAGATTTATGAGACGGAGTTGTTGGTTAAAGAAGGTCAGAGAAAGCCCGTCCCTTTGCAGAGAGTTATGATTTTGGAGGTTAGTCAGTATTTGGAGAACTATCTTTGGCCGAATTTCGATCCCGAGACTGCGACCTTCGAGCATGTGATGTCGATGATAATCATGATTAATGAAAAG TTTCGAGAAAATGTAGCAGCTTGGGTTTGTTTTTATGATCGGAAAGATGTGTTTCAGGGTTTTCTTCAGAGGGTTCTTCGTCTTAAGGAG GGAAGAGAACTAAGTATCGCAGAGAAGACAAATTATTTGGTCTTCATGATTAATGCATTTCAG AGTTTGGAAGATGAGGTTGTCAGTGAGACAATCCTTAGATTGGCAAGTTTGCCAACTTGGCACAGTTTGTCCTATGGTAGATTTCAG ATGGAGCTTTCTTTGAACACGGATTTGATCAAGAAATGGAAGAGAATGCTAAAAAGGGAGGCCAAGGAAGTTGCGAAACGAGGAGAGCCTTTTGATCCCGTAAATATGCCTGAAGTGAAGTTTTTGAGATGTCTCATTGAGGAATTTCTTGAG ATACTTGATTGCAAAGTTTTTCCCTCAGAGCAGAGTATCAATGGAGATACTTATAAAATTGGTCAGGTTGGTGATGCATGTATCTTGTACTGCGAGAGATTTATGGAATTTCTAATTGACCTTTTGAGCCAGCTGCCAACAAGGAG GTACTTGAGGCCTCTTgttgctgatgttgctgttgttgCAAAATGCCACTTAAGTGCTCTTTATAGACATGAAAAGGGAAAACTCTTTGCACAACTTGTGGATTTGCTACAGTTTTATGAAGGCTTTGAGATTAATGATCATGTTGGAACACAGCTGACTGATGATGAGGTGCTTCAGTCTCACTATGATCGCCTGCAATCTTTCCAACTACTTGCTTTTAAAAAGGTTCCCAAG TTAAGGGACCTTGCGCTGGCTAACATTGGTGCAATTAACAAGCGTAATGATCTCTCCAAGAAATTGTCTGTACTTTCTTCTGATGAATTGAAGGATTTGGTTTGTCACAAG CTCAAATTGGTGTCAACAGATGATCCTTGGTCCAATAGGGGTGATTTTCTCATTGAAGTCATGGTTTCCTTTTTTGAGAAGCAACAGTCTCAAAAAGAAGCCATAAATGCTCTTCCACTTTACCCTAATGAACAGATTATGTGGGATGAAAGCGTTGTTCCTAGCATTAATTACTCGGGAGAGGGTTGTCTGGCACTTCCAAAACTTAATTTACAATTTCTAACACTTCATGATTATCTTTTGAGAAATTTCAATCTCTTCCGTCTTGAATCAACATATGAAATTCGTGAGGATATTCAAGAAGCTGTCCCACATCTTCTGGCCTATATTAATAATGAAGGAGAAACTGCTTTTCGTGGCTGGTCAAGGATGGCTGTTCCAATTAGAGAATTTAAAATTGCTGAGGTAAAGCAGCCAAACATTGGAGAAGTTAAACCATCTTCTGTAACAGCAGAAGTCACTTTTAGCATTTCCAGTTATAAAGCACAGATAAGATCAGAATGGAATTCTCTTAAGGAGCATGATGTTCTGTTTCTACTTTCTATCCGCCCTTCATTTGAGCCTCTAAGTGCAGAAGAAGCTGCCAAGGCTAGTGTCCCACAAAGACTTGGCCTTCAATATGTACGGGGGTGTGAAGTTATTGAGATGCGTGATGAGGAGGGAACTTTAATGAATGATTTTACTGGAAAAATTAAACGGGATGAATGGAAGCCTCCAAAAGGGGAACTGAGAACTGTAACTGTAGCATTAGATACAGCACAATACCACATGGATGTAAGCAATATCGCTGAGAAAGGTGAAGAAGATGTTTATGGGACTTTTAATATATTGATGAGGAGGAAGCCTAAGGAGAACAACTTCAAAGCTATTTTAGAATCTATAAGGGATCTTATGAATGAGTATTGCATCGTTCCTGACTGGTTGCACAATATATTTCTGGGTTACGGGAATCCTTCTGCAGCACAATGGACTAATATGCCTGATCTTTTGAAAACAGTGGATTTCAAAGATACTTTTCTTGATGCAGAGCATTTGAAGGAAAGTTTTCCAGATTATCAG GTTTGTTATACGAATTCAGATGGTACAGAAAATTTGGATCCTAGACCTCCTTTCAGAATTACTCTTCCCAAGATGTTGAAAAGCAGCACTCATGCTCTTCCAGGGAATAAGAAGTCTACAGCTGATTCAAAGAATGATGTTTCCATGGTAAATGCTGATAGTGAGAAAGAGAAACTTTTTGTTGAGGCATACACCCCTCCTGACCGTGGTCCTTATCCCCAAGATCAACCGAGACTGAACTCAGTTAGATTTACCCCCATACAG ATTGGAGCAATCATCTCAGGAGTTCAGCCAGGACTAACGATGGTTGTGGGTCCACCTGGTACAGGAAAGACTGATACTGCTGTGCAGATCCTGAATGTTCTATATCATAATTGTCCTACTCAGAGAACATTGATAATTACTCATTCCAACCAGGCccttaatgacctttttgagaAGATAATGCAG AGGGATGTGCCTGCTCGCTATCTTCTTCGACTTGGTCAAGGAGAACAAGAGCTTGCAACTGATCTTGATTTCAGCCGACAAGGTCGTGTGAATGCAATGCTTGTAAGGCGGCTAGAATTACTCGGTGAAGTGGAGAGGCTGGCAAGATCTCTCCAACTCCCCGAGGATGTTGGTTATACCTGTGAAACAGCTGGGTACTTTTGGCTGCTTCATGTGTACTCCCGCTGGGAGCAATTTCTGGCCGCTTGTGCtgagaatgaaaataaaccatcGTTTGTTAAGGATCGCTTTCCATTCAAGGAGTTCTTTTCCAACACAGCTCATCCAGTCTTTACTGGGGAGTCATTTGATAAAGACATGTGGGCTGCTAAAGGATGCTTTAGTCATCTCAAGACTATGTTCCAAGAACTTGAAGAGTGTAGGGCATTTGAATTACTCAAATCAACAGCTGATCGAGCAAATTATTTGATGACAAAGCAGGCCAAGATTGTTGCCATGACTTGCACTCATGCAGCTTTAAAGAGGAAAGACTTTCTTCAGTTGGGCTTCAAGTATGACAACTTGCTTATGGAAGAAAGTGCCCAGATTTTGGAGATTGAAACATTCATTCCAATGTTGCTCCAGAGGCAGGAAGATGGTTATGCACGGCTTAAACGATGCATTCTGATCGGTGACCATCATCAATTGCCTCCTGTTGTTAAGAACATGGCTTTCCAGAAGTATAGCCACATGGATCAAAGTCTCTTTACAAGATTTGTTCGTCTTGGTATTCCTTATATTGAACTTAATGCCCAGGGTAGAGCTCGGCCGAGCATTGCAGAACTTTACAACTGGAGGTACAGAGATTTGGGAGACCTTTCATTTGTTAAAGAGGGTGCAATATTTCAGAGAGCAAATGCTGGGTTCTCATACGACTATCAATTGATAGATGTCCCAGACTATCACGGTAAGGGTGAGACTGCCCCTTCACCTTGGTTCTACCAAAATGAAGGAGAGGCTGAGTATATTGTCAGTGTTTATATATACATGCGCTTACTAGGGTATCCTGCAAATAAAATTTCTATTTTGACAACATACAATGGACAGAAGCTCTTGCTTCGTGATGTTATAAATCGACGTTGTGTTCCATATGACTTCATCGGTCCTCCTAGCAAG GTTACAACAGTTGATAAGTTTCAAGGTCAGCAGAATGATTTTATATTGCTCTCACTCGTGCGTACTCGGTTTGTTGGTCACCTTCGTGATGTTAGAAGATTGGTTGTTGCCATGTCTCGTGCTCGACTTGGCCTGTATGTGTTTTGTCGCCGCTCTTTGTTTGAGCAGTGCTATGAACTTCAACCCACATTTCAACTTCTACTTCAGAGGCCTGACCGCCTTGGGCTTAATTTAAGCGAGATTTCATCATACACAGAACGCCATGTAGAAGACACTGGTCCCACACATTTTGTCAGTAGTGTCGATGAGATGGTTACCATCTACCAGCAGCTTTATCAG GCAAAGTTCACACCTTATCCGGGACAAGCAGCTCTAACAACAGGGGTGTTTGAGGAGCAGAATAACCATCAAAATGCAACATCCTGGCCCAATGGCATGGAAGTTGAAGCGCCAACTGCCGAAAATGGTGCAGCAGAAAATAATCCAACAGATGAAAGCATGTCCGAAGCAGCTGAAGCACCAAACTCTGAAAAGGGTGCACCTGAAAATGTACCAGATGAAAGCAACATGAAAGAAGACTCTGAAAATGGTGCACCTGAAAATGTACCAGATGAAAGCAACATGAAAGAAGACTCTGAAAATAGTGCACCTGAAAATGTACCAGATGAAAGCAACATGAAAGAAGACTCTGAAAATGGTGCACCTGAAAATGTACCAGATGAAAGCAACATGAAAGAAGACTCTGAAAATGGTGCACCTGAAAATGTACCAGATGAAAGCAACATGAAAGAAGACGCAAAATCAAATGGTCCGAATGAGGATTTACCGCCCGAGAGCCATTTGAATGGGGAGATGGATGATAATCCTGAAAGTGATTCTCACGGAGCCAACACGGAAGAATAG
- the LOC133829841 gene encoding transcription termination factor MTERF9, chloroplastic-like gives MKSGLGIFVNVRRVVPNFPSLFSISQRWMFETRVFCSTTTCSTNCQAEVESVKDEGEDQSKGSGEVLRSWGCNEEDVSKIFIRRPSLKNADLVQLQSKLSLLSGLGITASELVKIINCRPRFLSCRINRCFDERLQYLMSLFESNEVLIKAIVRNPSLLTYDFQNKIKPTVALYEDMGLSKKDLTAMLLLRPTLIPRTSFNDEKMEYIHKTGISHKSKMYKYIVTLIGVSRLETIRSKIANLEKFGFSEEEVFRLLGRSPLLLTLSVDKVQRNMTFILGTMKIPAGVVLDHPNLLYCNLEAVLKPRFLLAEKMKDMALELHIKGSDMLRALRMTEKRFLKAFVNCQPKDVADELIEFYLNAKEIKRLAVTSKKNCNLGFPF, from the coding sequence ATGAAATCCGGGCTTGGTATTTTCGTTAATGTCCGTCGTGTTGTGCCGAATTTTCCAAGTTTGTTTTCTATTTCACAGAGATGGATGTTTGAAACACGTGTATTCTGCtcgaccacgacctgttcgacgAATTGTCAAGCTGAAGTAGAGAGTGTTAAAGATGAAGGTGAAGACCAGTCAAAGGGGTCTGGAGAGGTTTTGAGGAGTTGGGGTTGTAATGAAGAAGATGTATCGAAGATATTTATACGAAGGCCTTCTTTAAAGAATGCTGACCTTGTCCAACTTCAGTCCAAGCTCAGTCTATTGAGTGGCTTGGGTATCACTGCTTCTGAACTTGTGAAGATCATAAACTGTCGCCCTCGATTTCTTAGTTGTCGTATCAATCGTTGCTTTGACGAACGACTTCAGTATCTCATGTCATTGTTTGAGTCGAATGAAGTTCTTATCAAAGCCATTGTTAGGAACCCTTCTTTGCTGACTTACGATTTCCAGAACAAAATCAAACCCACCGTAGCATTGTACGAAGACATGGGATTGAGCAAAAAGGACTTGACTGCAATGCTTCTACTCCGACCAACCTTAATCCCGCGAACTTCATTTAATGACGAGAAGATGGAATACATACACAAAACTGGGATTTCCCACAAGTCCAAGATGTACAAGTACATTGTCACCCTCATCGGTGTCTCTCGCCTTGAAACAATTCGTAGTAAGATTGCAAACCTTGAAAAATTCGGGTTTAGCGAGGAAGAGGTTTTTAGGCTTTTGGGGCGGTCTCCTCTTTTGTTGACACTATCAGTGGACAAAGTTCAGAGAAACATGACATTCATTCTAGGCACAATGAAGATTCCAGCTGGAGTTGTCCTTGATCATCCAAACTTGTTGTATTGTAACCTAGAAGCTGTATTGAAACCGCGGTTTCTTCTTGCAGAGAAGATGAAGGACATGGCTTTGGAATTGCATATCAAAGGATCCGACATGTTGAGGGCATTAAGAATGACAGAAAAGAGATTTCTCAAGGCATTTGTGAATTGTCAGCCCAAGGATGTTGCTGACGAGTTAATTGAGTTTTACTTAAATGCTAAAGAGATTAAGCGTTTGGCAGTGACCTCAAAGAAGAACTGCAACCTGGGATTTCCTTTCTGA
- the LOC133829838 gene encoding (+)-borneol dehydrogenase 2 isoform X1, whose amino-acid sequence MSNQEEGSLSSQRLLGKVALVTGGATGIGESIVRLFHKHGAKVCFVDIQDNLGQRVCESLGGDPNACYFHCDVTKEDDVSRAVDFTVDKFGTLDIMVNNAGISGSPCKDIRNADLKEFEKVFDINVKGVFLGMKHASRIMIPKKKGSIVSLCSVASVLGGIGPHPYTGSKYAVLGLTKNVAAELGIHGIRVNCVSPYTTPTNLALSHLPEEERTEDAWTGFRDFARQNANLQGAELTVEDVANAVLFLASDEARYISGDNLMIDGGFTSVNHSFRVFR is encoded by the exons ATGTCCAATCAAGAAGAGGGTTCACTTTCAAGCCAAAG actGTTGGGGAAAGTAGCATTGGTCACAGGCGGAGCCACGGGTATTGGAGAGAGCATTGTTCGTCTATTCCACAAACATGGTGCAAAAGTCTGTTTCGTCGATATCCAAGACAACCTTGGGCAGCGAGTTTGTGAATCACTCGGGGGCGATCCCAATGCCTGCTATTTCCATTGCGATGTTACAAAAGAAGATGATGTTAGCCGCGCCGTTGATTTCACGGTTGACAAGTTTGGAACTCTTGACATCATGGTCAACAATGCTGGCATCTCAGGCTCGCCTTGCAAGGACATACGCAACGCAGACTTAAAAGAGTTTGAGAAGGTGTTCGACATAAATGTTAAGGGAGTTTTTCTAGGAATGAAGCACGCCTCTAGGATAATGATCCCAAAAAAGAAAGGCAGCATAGTTTCTCTGTGTAGTGTAGCAAGTGTACTTGGGGGAATTGGCCCTCATCCTTATACAGGCTCTAAGTATGCTGTTTTGGGGCTAACCAAGAATGTTGCTGCCGAGTTGGGAATTCATGGCATACGAGTCAACTGCGTTTCGCCTTATACCACTCCAACAAACTTGGCTCTGTCCCATTTGCCTGAGGAAGAGAGAACCGAGGATGCTTGGACAGGCTTTCGTGACTTCGCTAGACAAAATGCGAATCTGCAGGGCGCAGAATTGACAGTTGAGGATGTCGCTAATGCTGTGCTTTTCTTGGCGAGTGATGAAGCAAGGTACATTAGTGGGGATAATCTCATGATTGATGGGGGATTCACTAGTGTGAATCATTCATTTAGAGTCTTCAGATGA
- the LOC133829838 gene encoding (+)-borneol dehydrogenase 2 isoform X2, which translates to MVRLLGKVALVTGGATGIGESIVRLFHKHGAKVCFVDIQDNLGQRVCESLGGDPNACYFHCDVTKEDDVSRAVDFTVDKFGTLDIMVNNAGISGSPCKDIRNADLKEFEKVFDINVKGVFLGMKHASRIMIPKKKGSIVSLCSVASVLGGIGPHPYTGSKYAVLGLTKNVAAELGIHGIRVNCVSPYTTPTNLALSHLPEEERTEDAWTGFRDFARQNANLQGAELTVEDVANAVLFLASDEARYISGDNLMIDGGFTSVNHSFRVFR; encoded by the exons ATGGTTAG actGTTGGGGAAAGTAGCATTGGTCACAGGCGGAGCCACGGGTATTGGAGAGAGCATTGTTCGTCTATTCCACAAACATGGTGCAAAAGTCTGTTTCGTCGATATCCAAGACAACCTTGGGCAGCGAGTTTGTGAATCACTCGGGGGCGATCCCAATGCCTGCTATTTCCATTGCGATGTTACAAAAGAAGATGATGTTAGCCGCGCCGTTGATTTCACGGTTGACAAGTTTGGAACTCTTGACATCATGGTCAACAATGCTGGCATCTCAGGCTCGCCTTGCAAGGACATACGCAACGCAGACTTAAAAGAGTTTGAGAAGGTGTTCGACATAAATGTTAAGGGAGTTTTTCTAGGAATGAAGCACGCCTCTAGGATAATGATCCCAAAAAAGAAAGGCAGCATAGTTTCTCTGTGTAGTGTAGCAAGTGTACTTGGGGGAATTGGCCCTCATCCTTATACAGGCTCTAAGTATGCTGTTTTGGGGCTAACCAAGAATGTTGCTGCCGAGTTGGGAATTCATGGCATACGAGTCAACTGCGTTTCGCCTTATACCACTCCAACAAACTTGGCTCTGTCCCATTTGCCTGAGGAAGAGAGAACCGAGGATGCTTGGACAGGCTTTCGTGACTTCGCTAGACAAAATGCGAATCTGCAGGGCGCAGAATTGACAGTTGAGGATGTCGCTAATGCTGTGCTTTTCTTGGCGAGTGATGAAGCAAGGTACATTAGTGGGGATAATCTCATGATTGATGGGGGATTCACTAGTGTGAATCATTCATTTAGAGTCTTCAGATGA